ACTCATTCCAATGCTCCGGCGTTGGAATGAAAAATCTGACGCTCCTGCGTCAAATACTTTTGAAATAACGCAGAGTGTTCAATGAATGTGTTCCCACGCAGGAGCGTAGGAACAAGTAAGCATATTTTCAAAAAAATAAAGGAGAAAAATAATCATGAAAAAATATATATTAGTAGGGATAATCGGTTTTATAATCGGTATTGTGATAACCGGAGCAGCGATGTATAATATGGCTCCCGGAATGATGTTGTTAGAAGATGAAAGTAAATTTGGTTTTGAGGAAACTGTCACCCAATTGGAAGCATCGATCGAAGCAAATGATTGGAAACTTCCTGCAGTTCACGACCTGCAGAAATCTATGAAGAAGTTCGGGATCGAGGTCAATCCTGTAAAAGTATTTGAATTGTGCCATCCTGATCACGCCGGAAAAATATTGAAAGAAGGAGATGAACGAATCGTTTCCACTTTGATGCCGTGCCGGGTTGCGATCTATGAAAAACCTGATGGAAAAACCTATATTTCCCGAATGAACTCCAGATTAATGGCAAAACCGATGGGTGGGATAATCTCGGAAGTAATGACTGATGCAGCCAGCGAAAATGAAAATATCCTGGATGCAATCATAAAAACAAAGTAACTTTCCTACTCGTTCCAACGCTCCTGCGTTGGAATGAAGATTCTGACGCTCCTGTGTTAAATGTTACGGTAGAAATGATGCAGAAATGTGTTCCCACGCAGGAGCGTGGGAACAAGCAAATGTTATGGAATAATCAATAACCCATACCTTCAGGTGTGGGAATCAAACGACAAAAAAAAGGAGCAGTAAATGACACTGATAACGATCCTGGGATTTATACTCATCATCATCGGTTTATGGGGAATGCTAACGCAAAAAAACATCATCAAAATGATCATCGGTTTTTCCATCATAGACACGGGAATCCATTTATTGATCGTTTCCATTGGATATATCAAAGGAAGAACTGCTCCCATCCTCGATGCTGCGGTCACAAAAGCGGAAGCAGTCGATAAAGTCGTCGATCCCATCCCTTCTGCCCTGGTTCTGACAGCGATCGTGATCGGTCTGGCAGTTACTGCCCTGATGCTCGTTTATGCGGTTCAAATGTATAAGCAGAAGAAATCGTTGAATATCGATGATTATATTGATTTGAAACATTAGAAATGAAATCATATTTAGAAAAACTTTATCTTAATAAATTTGAAGTTGATTCTTACTGGGAAATCCTTATTATGAAAAAAAATGATTCTTTCGCGGCTCGTGAATCCATATTCCGCCGAGAATTTGCTCATTCACGTTTTCGAGATTTAATTGTTCCCAATCCCTGATTGGGAACGATGATTGAAATGGACTATAACGGAGAATAAATGATAAGTCCTATCTACATATTTGTAATTGCTTTGAGTTCGGCTTTTTTATTAGACCTGTTCAACAGGATCAATAAGAATTTTACGCTTGGTGTTTTCCTTTTATCATTATTTGGAATGACAGCGATTTCCGGTTCCTGGCTTGTTCACATCATCTATGGCGGAGATGTGATCGATATTTTCACCGCCGGATTCATCCCGCCATTTTCCATAAACCTTCGTTTCGGATTGGAAGAATCTTTTCTGGTTTTTCTCTCCAATTTGATAGGATTACTGGGCGGTTTATATCTTATC
The window above is part of the Candidatus Cloacimonadota bacterium genome. Proteins encoded here:
- a CDS encoding DUF302 domain-containing protein, whose protein sequence is MMLLEDESKFGFEETVTQLEASIEANDWKLPAVHDLQKSMKKFGIEVNPVKVFELCHPDHAGKILKEGDERIVSTLMPCRVAIYEKPDGKTYISRMNSRLMAKPMGGIISEVMTDAASENENILDAIIKTK
- a CDS encoding cation:proton antiporter, which produces MTLITILGFILIIIGLWGMLTQKNIIKMIIGFSIIDTGIHLLIVSIGYIKGRTAPILDAAVTKAEAVDKVVDPIPSALVLTAIVIGLAVTALMLVYAVQMYKQKKSLNIDDYIDLKH